A region of Geothrix edaphica DNA encodes the following proteins:
- a CDS encoding NADPH-dependent FMN reductase has protein sequence MRVLALSGSLRAGSLNARLLREAARLVPEVTFEFWERLDDLPHFSPERDTEPAPEPAADLRGRIQAADALLVCTPEYIHAMPAVLKNLLEWVVSSGACVGKPTAAWSASPSSEGGAKAQAALAHTLEVMSARVVPEASLCLTLAASSLDAEGHLADPAQAARVRTAMQALVAAGGAL, from the coding sequence ATGCGCGTACTCGCCCTGTCCGGCAGCCTGCGCGCCGGCTCCCTCAACGCACGCCTGCTCCGGGAGGCGGCCCGCCTGGTCCCGGAAGTCACCTTCGAGTTCTGGGAGCGGCTGGACGACCTGCCCCACTTCAGCCCTGAGCGGGATACGGAGCCTGCGCCCGAGCCGGCGGCCGACCTGCGTGGCCGCATCCAGGCGGCGGACGCGCTGCTGGTCTGCACGCCGGAATACATCCACGCCATGCCCGCGGTGCTGAAGAACCTGCTGGAGTGGGTGGTCTCCTCCGGGGCCTGCGTGGGCAAGCCCACGGCGGCGTGGAGCGCCTCCCCCTCCTCCGAGGGCGGCGCCAAGGCCCAGGCCGCGCTGGCCCACACGCTGGAGGTGATGTCGGCGCGCGTGGTGCCGGAGGCGTCGCTCTGCCTCACGCTGGCGGCTTCCAGCCTCGACGCTGAAGGCCATCTGGCGGACCCGGCCCAGGCGGCGCGGGTGAGGACCGCCATGCAGGCCCTGGTCGCCGCCGGAGGCGCCCTGTGA
- a CDS encoding DoxX family protein gives MQWLEKYADHTYALLRIVAGLLFTFHGLQKIFGILAEQQPAVGSQVWIGGLLELVGGLAILVGFQTRLAAFLCSGMMAVAYLQFHWKFQFGAAFWPAVNKGELAVVFCFLFLYMAARGGVKWCLEKTA, from the coding sequence ATGCAGTGGCTCGAGAAGTACGCCGATCACACCTACGCCCTGTTGCGCATCGTGGCGGGCCTGCTGTTCACCTTCCACGGCCTCCAGAAGATCTTCGGCATCCTTGCCGAGCAGCAGCCCGCCGTGGGTTCGCAGGTCTGGATCGGCGGCCTGCTCGAGCTGGTGGGCGGCCTGGCCATCCTGGTGGGCTTCCAGACGCGCCTGGCGGCCTTCCTCTGCAGCGGCATGATGGCCGTGGCCTACCTGCAATTCCACTGGAAGTTCCAGTTCGGCGCCGCCTTCTGGCCTGCGGTGAACAAGGGTGAGCTGGCGGTGGTGTTCTGCTTCCTGTTCCTCTACATGGCCGCCCGGGGCGGCGTGAAGTGGTGCCTGGAGAAGACCGCATGA